The Triticum aestivum cultivar Chinese Spring chromosome 7B, IWGSC CS RefSeq v2.1, whole genome shotgun sequence genome window below encodes:
- the LOC123155994 gene encoding beta-glucosidase 34, producing the protein MACKWQCVATLVLVWLAAAATQQGCNAQMRESGHDNLTRGSFPKGFVFGTAASSYQYEGAVNVDGRGPTIWDKFAHTFGKILDFSNADVAVDHYHRFEEDIQLMADMGLDAYRFSIAWSRILPNGTGEVNQAGIDHYSKVIDALLAKGIEPYVTLYHWDLPLALEDKYNGLLDRQIINDYAAYAETCFKAFGDRVKRWITFNEPHTVAVQGYDSGIHAPGRCSVLRHLCCKQGSSGTEPYIVAHNIILAHATVSDIYRKKYKAEQNGEVGMSLDVIWYEPVSNSTADVEAAKRAQEFQLGWFADPFFFGDYPATMRSRVGQRLPRFMTKEADLVKGSLDFVGINHYTTFYTKEDHSAVIKYLLNDTLADSGSVSLPFRNGKPIGDKANSIWLYIVPGSMRRLMNYVKDRYDTPTVYITENGMDDSNSPFISLKKALKDTKRINYHNDYLTNLADSIREDGCDVRGYFVWSLLDNWEWTAGYTSRFGLFFVDYKDNLKRYPKNSVQWFKNFLASS; encoded by the exons ATGGCATGCAAATGGCAATGTGTGGCGACGCTGGTGCTTGTGTGGTTGGCCGCGGCGGCAACGCAGCAGGGATGCAACGCGCAGATGAGGGAGAGTGGGCATGATAATCTGACGAGAGGGAGCTTCCCCAAGGGCTTCGTCTTcggcaccgccgcctcctcctaccAG TACGAGGGAGCCGTCAATGTGGATGGAAGAGGACCTACAATTTGGGACAAATTCGCACACACGTTTG GGAAGATCCTTGACTTCAGCAATGCCGATGTTGCTGTTGACCACTACCACCGTTTTGAG GAGGACATTCAGCTTATGGCAGATATGGGATTGGATGCCTACAGATTCTCAATTGCATGGTCTCGGATTCTCCCAA ATGGCACCGGTGAGGTCAACCAAGCAGGCATCGACCACTACAGCAAGGTCATTGATGCACTCCTAGCAAAAG GGATTGAGCCGTATGTTACCCTCTACCACTGGGACCTTCCCCTGGCCCTGGAAGACAAGTACAATGGGTTGCTTGACAGGCAGATAAT CAACGACTACGCGGCGTACGCGGAGACGTGTTTCAAGGCGTTTGGGGACAGGGTGAAGCGTTGGATCACCTTCAACGAGCCACACACGGTGGCGGTGCAGGGTTACGACAGCGGGATCCACGCGCCGGGCCGCTGCTCCGTGCTCCGCCACCTCTGCTGCAAACAAGGGAGCTCCGGCACCGAGCCCTACATTGTCGCTCACAACATCATCCTCGCTCACGCCACGGTTTCGGACATCTACAGGAAGAAGTACAAG GCAGAGCAGAATGGAGAGGTGGGGATGTCTTTGGATGTGATATGGTACGAGCCTGTCTCAAACTCCACAGCTGATGTTGAGGCCGCCAAGAGAGCACAGGAGTTCCAGCTAGGATG GTTTGCCGATCCCTTCTTCTTCGGTGATTACCCGGCGACGATGAGATCAAGGGTCGGACAAAGGCTGCCGAGGTTCATGACGAAGGAGGCCGATCTGGTGAAGGGGTCGCTGGACTTCGTGGGGATCAATCACTACACCACATTCTACACAAAAGAAGACCATTCCGCTGTCATCAAATACTTGCTGAATGATACCTTGGCAGACAGTGGATCCGTCAGCCTCC CCTTCAGAAATGGGAAGCCAATTGGAGATAAG GCCAATTCGATATGGTTGTACATTGTGCCTGGCAGCATGAGGAGACTCATGAACTATGTCAAAGATAGATACGACACCCCAACTGTCTACATCACTGAAAATG GAATGGATGACAGCAACAGCCCCTTCATCTCCCTCAAGAAGGCCCTCAAAgacacaaaaagaatcaactacCACAATGACTACCTCACAAATCTAGCTGATTCCATAAG GGAGGATGGCTGCGATGTTCGCGGGTATTTTGTGTGGTCTCTTCTCGACAACTGGGAGTGGACCGCTGGATACACCTCAAGATTCGGTTTGTTCTTCGTAGACTACAAGGATAACCTCAAGAGATACCCCAAGAACTCAGTCCAGTGGTTCAAGAATTTCTTGGCATCTTCCTGA